The following is a genomic window from Corynebacterium incognita.
GATCCGGCGGGTGTAGCTGCGGATCCGGTGGCTGCGGTGGTCACTAGGATGTCCTAAACTGTGAGACGATGATCATTCCAGCGAGCCCCTTTTCCAATCTCTGGCAGCGGTGGCTCACACTGGCCATCGTGGCGCTGTGCTGCATCGGCCTGGTGTGGCGGCTGCTCGTGCCGGGGGCTTTGCTATCTCTCGTCCTCTTAGTTCTTACCTTTTTGCTCCTGCGCCAGCGCCCCGACGCTTTCGAGCACAAGGCTTTGCGCACCTCCATCGCGCTGTCGGCAGAAGACGTCGAGGACGTCCTCGCCGAATACGAGCGTTTTAGCTGCAGTCCAGACACAGATTGCTTGGCAGACCGGACCATTCACCGGCCCGCCCTCATGGACCAAGACTGCACCGACGCCGATATTTCCGATTTTCATTACCAGCGCACAAGCTCACGGCGCTTCCTTCGTCGGCTCAATGCCCGTCTGGCGGATCCCGCACTGGAAACCCAGCAACTGGAAACCCTACTGAGTGTCACCGATAAGCGCGCCGCCGCGCTGCGTGCCGCTTGGCTGCGCGCCCGCCAGGCCGCACAGCGCATCGGCCCCTCGGGGCACAACGGCTCGGCAGGAAACGCCACTTAAAGCACTGTTTTTCCCGTAGCCACGATCGCCGATGGCCCGGTGAGCACCGCGTCCCCCGCGGTGATGGCGACTTGTACACGACCGCCGGGAACGTGAACGATGACCTCACCTTCGCCGGCCCCGGCGTCGGCAAGCGCGGCGCACGCCGCGGCGACGGTACCGGTACCGCAGGATTTGGTCTCCCCGACCCCGCGCTCGTACACGCGCATGGACACCGCGTTGCGCCCATCGTCATCGCTGCGCAGTGGGGTCACAATCTCTACGTTGACGCCTTCGGGGAAGAACTCCGGGTCGTAGGCTGGCGGTGCCAGCTCCAGCTCATGCAGACCCGCTGCGTCCAGCCCAGGCACCACGGCTGCAAGGTGCGGGTTACCCATGTCCACGCCCAGGCCGGCGTAGCGACGCCCTGCCATCCGCACCGTCGATAGGCCCGTGACGCGCGGCAAGCCCATGTGCACCGAAACAGTGGCGGCGTCAGACGTGGCCTCGTGGACCACCACCTGCTTGGCACCGGCACGGGTACCGACCGTCCAGGGCTGCCCAGCCGGGACGTCGATGAGTTTCTGCGCGACGAGCCAGTGGGCGAAGACTCGCATGCCATTGCCACACATCTGCGCCACCGAGCCATCGGCGTTGCGATAGTCCATGAACCAGTCGTGGTCTGCGATCCCAGGTGCGAGCACGCTCACTTCTCCGGCCTCCACAAGTGCACCGGCGCGCGCGACGCGCAATAGGCCGTCACCGCCGATACCCGTGCGACGATCACACAGCGCGCGTACCCGGTCCGGGGAGATGCCCAATTGGGCGTACTCGTCGGGCACGATGACGAAATCATTTTCCGTGCCGTGGCCGCGGCCGAATTCGAGCGCGAAGTTCTCCTGCGTCGCAATCATGGGGCTAGTCTAGCTCAGCCGTGTCGCACCTATGTCAACGCCGCCCACGCCTGAGAGACGGTATCCCCTGCGGCATCCAGCCAGGTGATGCGGGGATCTCGGTGGAACCAGGAGCGTTGGCGGCGCACGTAACGGCGGGTCCCGGTGGTCGTCTTCTCCTGTGCTTCCTCGAGGGTTAGCTCCCCGGATAAATACTGCAACACCTGGGCGTAGCCGATGGCCCGGCCGGCAGTGGAATCTGCCACCAACCCGTGTCCAACCAAGTCTTCGACCTCCGCCACGAAGCCACGCTCAAACATAAGCTTGGTGCGGGTGGCGATGCGGGGGTTGAGCCACTCCGCCTGGGTGCGCAACCCAAGAATGCGCGTCCCCCAGCGCGGCGGCGCGTTCTTGGGCGGCTGGCTGGCCTGGAAGGGCTTACCGGTCAGCTCGATCACCTCGAGTGCGCGAACGGTTCGACGGGGGTCCTTGTCCTCAATAATCGCGGCGGCTGCCGGGTCCTTTTCAGCCAGCAGGGCGTGCAGCACGTCGACGCCGCGCTCGCGAAGCTCCCCCTCCCACTTGGCGCGGACGACGGGATCAGTGGGCGGAAATTGCCAATCGTCGATGAGCGATTGGACGTACAGCATTGAGCCGCCGACCAGGATGGGAACGTTGCCCCGCTGCATGATGGCCTCCACGTCGCGCACCGCGGCGCTTTGATAACGCGCCACGGAGGCCGTCTCAGTCACGTCCCACACGTCCAACTGGTGGTGCGGGATGCCCTCCCGCTCCTCCACTGTCAGTTTCGCTGTCCCGATGTCCATGCCGCGATAGAGCTGCATGGAATCAACGTTGACTACCTCGCCATCGAGCTCGTGGGCTAAGGCGACGCCAAGCGCCGACTTGCCGCTGGCGGTGGGACCGACCACCGCGATGGGGCGGATGGATTCTGCGCCCAAGGTTATGCCACTCATGATGCTGCCTCCCTCGGTGTTCTATCCTTTGGTGTCCACTCCCACAGCGCCACGTAGCGTCCCACTCCCAGCGAAGTGTCCGCGGCCACGAGCTCGCGGTGGACCACGTGGCCGGCGGCTTCCTGCGCGGCCAACCACGCCGCCAGCTCCGGCCACAGGTAGGGCTCAACGACGCCGGCGTGTGCCAGCGCGTCAGCGTTCCAGTGCTGCGACCAGCTAGCCGCGTCTCCGCCCAGCAGGGCGCGCAGTGAAGCGTCGGCCGCTCCGGCGTCGGGAAGCAGTGCCAACGGAGCTTTGTCGTCCAGGCCTGCGGAGCCCTCCGCCACCACGATGGTGAGCTCCCCACCAGCCACCGTCACGCCAAGGTGCTCGTCCACCCAGCGCGGCTCGCGGTCCTCGGCAACGAAGCGAGCGATGAGCTCGGGAAGGTAGTTTCCACCCTTAAGACGCGGCATCCCCACTGGGCCGGGACCGTCGCCCCAGGCCCGAAAGCTACCCGTATGCGCCGTATGCCAGCGCGCCGCCCGGCTGCCCACGATGCGCAGATCGAGCCCTGCACCGCCTGTTACCGCCAGCGCACGCTGGATCACCTGACGTGCCGCCACCAGCAATTGGCGTGAGGGCTCATGTGCCGGGGCTAGCTGCGGGATGAGTGCCGGCGATCCAGGAATCACCACCACATAGCCGCGGGGTGCCGGGGTTGTCTGAGTTCCGCTATCGTTCACGACTTCTACTGTAAACGCCCCGGAGTTTTGTCAAAATGAGACCTCCACATCGCTCACGCCCTTTACAAACGCGGTAAAGTAATACTAACTGAGCACAATGGCAGCCGTGACGCGCGGCAGAATCGACAAGTAAGGACTCACCCATGACTGATGCCACCGGCAAACCAACTCCCGGCAACATGCCCAAGCCAGGTCCCCGGCCGGGACCCCGCCCCGGTGGAGCGAGTGCCCCACGGCCCGCAGCACCAGTCCCTGTCAACGCTCCTCCCGCCAACGATCCCTCCCAGCACGGGCGTATCGAGGATGACGGTACCGTCATTCTGGTGACAGCCACTGGCGAACGCACCATTGGTAACTGGCAGGCAGGCACCAAGGAGGAGGGGCTGCGCCACTTCGGAAAGCGTTTCGACGACCTGGCCACCGAGGTCGAAGTCTTGGAAGCACGCCTGAAGGCGCACCCGGAGGAAGCCGCGAAGATTACCCTCGCCGCACAGGAGGTCCGCACCACGCTGCCGGAGGCCACCGTCCTCGGTGACATCGATGGCCTCGACAAGCGCTTAGGCGCCATCATCGACAACGCGCTGAACACCGGCGAAGAGGTCGCCCAGGAGAAGGCACGCCGCCGCAAGGAGGGCATCGCTGCCAAGGAAAAGCTTGCCGCCGAGGCCGAGGAGCTTGCGGAGACCTCCACCGACTGGAAGGCGGCCGGCGACCGCATCCGCGCGATTCTGGACGAGTGGCGCGCCATCAAGGGCGTGGACCGCGCCACCGATGACAAGCTGTGGAAGCGCTACTCGCGCGCCCGAGATGCCTTCAACCGCCGCCGCGGCGCCCACTTCGCAGAGCTGGATAAGCAGCGCGCAACCGCCAAGGCAAAGAAGGAGGACCTCGTCGCTCGCGCCGAGGCTCTGCAGGACTCGACCGATTGGAAGGAAACCGGCCGCGCCTACAAGGATTTGATGACCGAGTGGAAGGCCGCGGGCCGCGCGCCGCGCGAGGTCGACGACAAGTTGTGGGCCCGTTTCCGGGCGGCTCAGGATCACTTCTTCGGCGCCCGCGACGCGGATAACGCCGCCCGCGACCAGGAGTTTGCGGACAACGCCGCGGCGAAGGACGCACTGCTCGCGGAATATGACCCGCAGATCACGCCTGAGGACAACCTTGACGCCGCCAAGGCCAAGCTGCGCGAGCTGCAGGAAAAGTGGGAAGAAATCGGCTTTGTCCCCCGCAACCAAATTCGCGAATACGAAGACAAGATTGCTGCAGTGGAAAAGCGCGTCGCCGACGCAGAGGAAGCCCAGTGGCGCCGCACAGACCCAGAGGCGCAGGCCCGCGTGGCCCAGTTCCAGGCCAAGGTAAACGACTTCCATGCCCAGGCAGACGAGGCGGAGAAGAAGGGCAACGCCAAGAAGGCCGAGACCCTACGCGCGCAGGCGTCCCAGTGGCAAGAGTGGGCTGACGCCGCCCAGGCA
Proteins encoded in this region:
- the dapF gene encoding diaminopimelate epimerase, with the translated sequence MIATQENFALEFGRGHGTENDFVIVPDEYAQLGISPDRVRALCDRRTGIGGDGLLRVARAGALVEAGEVSVLAPGIADHDWFMDYRNADGSVAQMCGNGMRVFAHWLVAQKLIDVPAGQPWTVGTRAGAKQVVVHEATSDAATVSVHMGLPRVTGLSTVRMAGRRYAGLGVDMGNPHLAAVVPGLDAAGLHELELAPPAYDPEFFPEGVNVEIVTPLRSDDDGRNAVSMRVYERGVGETKSCGTGTVAAACAALADAGAGEGEVIVHVPGGRVQVAITAGDAVLTGPSAIVATGKTVL
- the miaA gene encoding tRNA (adenosine(37)-N6)-dimethylallyltransferase MiaA; translation: MSGITLGAESIRPIAVVGPTASGKSALGVALAHELDGEVVNVDSMQLYRGMDIGTAKLTVEEREGIPHHQLDVWDVTETASVARYQSAAVRDVEAIMQRGNVPILVGGSMLYVQSLIDDWQFPPTDPVVRAKWEGELRERGVDVLHALLAEKDPAAAAIIEDKDPRRTVRALEVIELTGKPFQASQPPKNAPPRWGTRILGLRTQAEWLNPRIATRTKLMFERGFVAEVEDLVGHGLVADSTAGRAIGYAQVLQYLSGELTLEEAQEKTTTGTRRYVRRQRSWFHRDPRITWLDAAGDTVSQAWAALT
- a CDS encoding DUF349 domain-containing protein, yielding MTDATGKPTPGNMPKPGPRPGPRPGGASAPRPAAPVPVNAPPANDPSQHGRIEDDGTVILVTATGERTIGNWQAGTKEEGLRHFGKRFDDLATEVEVLEARLKAHPEEAAKITLAAQEVRTTLPEATVLGDIDGLDKRLGAIIDNALNTGEEVAQEKARRRKEGIAAKEKLAAEAEELAETSTDWKAAGDRIRAILDEWRAIKGVDRATDDKLWKRYSRARDAFNRRRGAHFAELDKQRATAKAKKEDLVARAEALQDSTDWKETGRAYKDLMTEWKAAGRAPREVDDKLWARFRAAQDHFFGARDADNAARDQEFADNAAAKDALLAEYDPQITPEDNLDAAKAKLRELQEKWEEIGFVPRNQIREYEDKIAAVEKRVADAEEAQWRRTDPEAQARVAQFQAKVNDFHAQADEAEKKGNAKKAETLRAQASQWQEWADAAQAAIDD